The following proteins are encoded in a genomic region of Stutzerimonas balearica DSM 6083:
- a CDS encoding NAD-glutamate dehydrogenase, protein MAFFTAASKADFQQQLRAALAQHVDDPLLAQLGLFAEQFFGIVSLSELTERRMADLVGSTLASWRLLERFDPAQPEVRVFNPDFEKHGWQSTHTVVEVLHPDMPFLVDSVRMELTRRGLSIHTLQNSVLNVRRDADGVLQALLPRDAAPADGGLESLIFVEIDRCASTAELRELEQALQAVLGDVRQVVGDFAMMKARADEAQARLELANLPVDADELQEIRDFLRWLADDHFTFLGYEEFSVVEQDGVGHIQYDEASLLGLSRTLRTNLSEDDQRLMPQSVAYLREPLLLSFAKASTQSRVHRPAYPDYVSVREFDESGQVVRECRFMGLFTSSVYTQSVRRIPFIRRKVDAVLARADFGGSTHLNKELAQVLEVLPRDELFQASTDELFDNAVAIVQIQERNRLRLFLRFDPYRRFCYCLVYVPRDSYSTETRLKIQQVLVDRLDASGCEFSTYFSESVLTRVQFILRLDPNRPVAVDPQRLEQEVIQACRSWQADYAGLMVERFGEARGTTLLDEFPKGFPAGYRERFTPQSAVVDMQHIESLSAERPLVMSFYQPISADERTLHCKLYHIDTPLPLSDVLPIMENLGLRVLGEFPYRMLDRNGREYWIHDFAFTYSEGLEIDLLEINEPLQDAFIHISRGDAENDGFNRLVLAAGLTWREVALLRAYARYLKQIRMGFDLGYIASALLNHTEIARELVRLFKMRFYLARKMSEEDLSDKQQRLEQAVLGALDEVAVLNEDRILRRYLALIKATLRTNFYQPDAGGKAKDYFSFKFDPRAIPEMPRPAPMFEIFVYSPRVEGVHLRGGKVARGGLRWSDREEDYRTEVLGLVKAQQVKNAVIVPGGAKGGFVPRRLPIGGTRDEIQAEAIACYRIFISGLLDLTDNLKEGQVVPPAGVVRYDEDDPYLVVAADKGTATFSDIANGIAADYDFWLGDAFASGGSAGYDHKKMGITARGAWVSVQRHFRERGINVQTDPITVIGIGDMAGDVFGNGLLMSSTLQLVAAFNHLHIFIDPDPDPAVSFAERQRLFEMPRSSWADYDAGLISAGGGVFPRSAKRILITPQMKARFAIDADQLTPAELIHALLKAPVDLLWNGGIGTYVKSSAESHADVGDKANDAVRVNGNELRARVVGEGGNLGMTQLGRVEYALHGGASNTDFIDNAGGVDCSDHEVNIKILLNELVRAGDMTGKQRNQLLADMTEAVAELVLHNNYKQTQALSQAQYRAGERGGEYVRLIAALEADGLLDRGLEYLPSDEALAERSNLGKGLTRPELSVLISYSKIQLKDALLHSRVPDDDYLAREMETAFPTLLGERYRDAMRQHRLKREIVSTQIANDLVNNMGIAFVQRLKEATGMSAANVAGAYVIVRDIFHLPHWFRQIEALDYRIPAELQLKLMEELVRLGRRATRWFLRNRRGELDAARDVGHFGPRVAALGLKLNELLQGSTRQFWEARYQQYVEAGVPELLARLVAGTSHLYTLLPVLEAADETGQAPADVAAAYFAVGDALELPWYGQQLSALPVENNWQALAREAFRDDLDSQQRAMTVSVLQPDVGEGGLHERLDSWLAQRQGQVERWRGMLGELRGGAATDYAMYAVASRELQDLAQAAPMRERL, encoded by the coding sequence ATGGCGTTTTTCACCGCCGCCAGCAAGGCCGATTTCCAGCAGCAATTGCGCGCGGCCCTGGCACAGCATGTCGATGATCCTCTCCTTGCCCAACTGGGCCTGTTCGCCGAGCAGTTCTTCGGCATCGTCTCTCTCAGTGAGCTGACCGAACGGCGCATGGCCGACCTGGTCGGCTCGACCCTGGCCAGCTGGCGCCTGCTGGAGCGCTTCGATCCGGCCCAGCCGGAGGTCCGCGTGTTCAACCCGGATTTCGAGAAGCATGGCTGGCAATCGACGCACACCGTGGTCGAGGTGCTGCACCCGGACATGCCGTTTCTGGTCGATTCGGTACGCATGGAGCTGACGCGGCGCGGGCTGAGCATCCACACCCTGCAGAACAGCGTGCTGAACGTGCGCCGCGATGCCGATGGTGTGCTGCAGGCCTTGCTGCCGCGCGACGCCGCGCCGGCGGACGGTGGCCTGGAGTCGCTGATCTTTGTCGAGATCGACCGTTGTGCCAGCACCGCCGAACTGCGCGAGCTGGAGCAGGCGCTGCAGGCGGTACTCGGCGACGTGCGCCAGGTGGTGGGCGACTTCGCCATGATGAAGGCGAGGGCGGACGAAGCCCAGGCGCGGCTGGAACTGGCCAATCTGCCGGTGGATGCCGATGAGCTGCAGGAGATCCGTGATTTCCTGCGCTGGCTCGCCGACGACCATTTCACCTTTCTCGGCTATGAAGAATTCAGCGTCGTCGAGCAGGATGGCGTCGGCCACATCCAGTATGACGAGGCCTCGCTGCTCGGCTTGTCCCGTACGCTGCGAACCAACCTGAGCGAGGACGACCAGCGGCTGATGCCCCAATCGGTCGCCTACCTGCGCGAGCCGCTGCTGCTGTCGTTCGCCAAGGCCTCCACGCAAAGCCGGGTGCATCGCCCGGCCTATCCCGATTACGTGTCGGTGCGCGAGTTCGACGAGTCCGGCCAGGTCGTGCGCGAATGCCGCTTCATGGGCCTGTTCACCTCGTCGGTGTATACGCAGAGCGTGCGACGTATTCCGTTCATCCGGCGCAAGGTGGACGCGGTGCTGGCCCGCGCCGATTTCGGCGGGTCGACCCATCTGAACAAGGAGCTGGCGCAGGTCCTCGAGGTGCTACCGCGCGACGAGCTGTTCCAGGCCTCGACCGACGAGCTGTTCGACAACGCCGTCGCCATCGTGCAGATCCAGGAACGCAACCGCTTGCGCCTGTTCCTGCGTTTCGATCCCTACCGGCGCTTCTGCTACTGCCTGGTCTATGTACCGCGCGACAGCTACTCGACCGAAACGCGCCTGAAGATCCAGCAGGTACTGGTCGACCGGCTCGATGCCAGCGGCTGCGAGTTCTCCACCTATTTTTCCGAGTCGGTGCTAACCCGGGTGCAGTTCATCCTGCGCCTGGACCCGAACCGGCCGGTAGCGGTGGACCCGCAGCGTCTGGAGCAGGAGGTGATTCAGGCCTGTCGCAGCTGGCAGGCCGACTACGCCGGCCTGATGGTGGAGCGGTTCGGCGAGGCGCGGGGCACGACCCTGCTCGACGAATTCCCCAAAGGCTTCCCGGCCGGCTACCGCGAGCGCTTCACGCCGCAGTCGGCGGTGGTCGACATGCAGCATATCGAGAGCCTGAGCGCCGAGCGGCCTCTGGTGATGAGCTTCTATCAGCCGATCAGTGCCGACGAGCGCACCCTGCATTGCAAGCTCTACCACATCGACACGCCGCTGCCGCTGTCCGATGTGCTGCCGATCATGGAAAACCTCGGCCTGCGGGTGCTCGGCGAGTTTCCCTATCGCATGCTCGATCGCAATGGCCGCGAATACTGGATCCACGACTTCGCCTTTACCTACTCCGAAGGCCTGGAAATCGATCTGCTGGAAATCAACGAGCCGCTGCAGGATGCCTTCATCCATATCAGCCGCGGCGATGCCGAGAACGATGGGTTCAACCGGCTGGTGCTCGCCGCCGGGCTGACCTGGCGGGAGGTCGCGCTACTGCGTGCCTACGCGCGCTACCTCAAGCAGATTCGCATGGGCTTCGACCTCGGCTACATCGCCAGCGCGCTGCTCAACCACACCGAGATCGCGCGCGAGCTGGTGCGCTTGTTCAAGATGCGTTTCTACCTGGCGCGCAAGATGAGCGAGGAAGACCTGAGCGACAAGCAGCAGCGGCTCGAGCAGGCGGTGCTCGGTGCGTTGGACGAGGTCGCGGTGCTCAACGAGGACCGCATCCTGCGGCGTTATCTCGCGCTGATCAAAGCGACGCTGCGCACCAACTTCTATCAGCCTGATGCCGGGGGCAAGGCCAAGGACTACTTCAGCTTCAAGTTCGACCCGCGCGCGATCCCGGAGATGCCGCGGCCGGCGCCGATGTTCGAGATCTTCGTCTACTCGCCGCGCGTCGAAGGTGTGCACCTGCGCGGCGGCAAGGTCGCCCGCGGCGGGCTGCGCTGGTCTGACCGGGAGGAGGACTACCGCACCGAGGTGCTCGGGCTGGTCAAGGCGCAGCAGGTCAAGAACGCCGTAATCGTGCCGGGCGGAGCCAAGGGTGGCTTCGTTCCGCGACGGCTGCCAATTGGCGGCACGCGCGACGAGATTCAGGCCGAGGCCATCGCCTGTTATCGCATCTTCATCAGCGGCCTGCTGGACCTGACCGACAACCTGAAAGAGGGGCAGGTGGTGCCGCCTGCCGGCGTGGTGCGCTACGACGAGGACGATCCGTATCTGGTCGTGGCCGCCGACAAGGGCACCGCGACCTTCTCCGACATCGCCAACGGCATTGCGGCCGACTACGACTTCTGGCTGGGCGACGCCTTTGCCTCCGGTGGCTCGGCCGGTTACGACCACAAGAAGATGGGCATCACCGCGCGCGGCGCCTGGGTATCGGTGCAGCGACACTTCCGCGAGCGTGGCATCAACGTACAGACCGATCCGATCACCGTCATCGGCATTGGCGACATGGCGGGCGACGTGTTCGGCAATGGTCTGCTGATGTCGAGCACACTGCAGCTGGTGGCCGCGTTCAACCATCTGCATATCTTTATTGATCCGGACCCCGATCCGGCGGTGAGCTTCGCCGAGCGCCAGCGCCTGTTCGAAATGCCGCGCTCGTCATGGGCCGACTACGATGCCGGCCTGATCTCCGCCGGGGGCGGGGTGTTCCCCCGCTCGGCCAAACGTATCCTCATCACCCCGCAGATGAAGGCGCGCTTCGCGATCGACGCCGATCAGCTGACCCCGGCCGAGCTCATTCACGCGCTGCTCAAGGCTCCGGTCGATCTGTTGTGGAACGGTGGCATCGGCACCTATGTCAAGAGCAGCGCCGAGAGCCATGCCGATGTCGGTGACAAGGCCAACGATGCGGTGCGGGTCAATGGCAACGAGCTGCGCGCCCGCGTCGTGGGCGAGGGCGGCAACCTCGGCATGACCCAGCTCGGGCGCGTCGAGTACGCCCTGCACGGCGGGGCGAGCAATACCGATTTCATCGACAACGCGGGCGGCGTGGACTGTTCGGACCACGAGGTCAATATCAAGATCCTGCTCAACGAGCTGGTGCGTGCTGGCGACATGACTGGCAAACAGCGCAACCAGCTGTTGGCCGACATGACCGAGGCGGTTGCCGAGCTGGTGCTGCACAACAACTACAAGCAGACCCAGGCACTTTCCCAGGCTCAATACCGAGCCGGCGAGCGGGGCGGGGAGTATGTGCGCCTGATCGCCGCGCTGGAGGCCGATGGCCTGCTCGATCGCGGCCTGGAATACCTGCCGAGCGACGAAGCGCTGGCCGAGCGGAGCAACCTCGGCAAGGGGCTGACCCGCCCCGAGCTGTCGGTGCTGATTTCCTACAGCAAGATCCAGCTCAAGGACGCGCTGCTGCACTCGCGCGTGCCCGACGACGACTACCTGGCCCGGGAGATGGAAACGGCGTTTCCCACCCTCCTTGGCGAGCGCTATCGCGATGCCATGCGCCAGCATCGGCTCAAGCGTGAAATCGTCAGCACGCAGATCGCCAACGACCTGGTCAACAACATGGGCATCGCCTTTGTGCAGCGCCTGAAAGAGGCGACGGGCATGAGCGCGGCGAACGTGGCCGGCGCCTATGTGATCGTGCGCGACATCTTTCACCTGCCGCACTGGTTCCGCCAGATCGAGGCACTGGACTACCGGATTCCCGCCGAGCTGCAGCTCAAACTGATGGAAGAGCTCGTCCGCCTCGGCCGGCGCGCCACCCGCTGGTTCCTGCGCAACCGGCGCGGCGAGCTCGACGCAGCGCGAGATGTGGGCCATTTCGGACCCCGCGTGGCGGCGCTGGGGCTCAAGCTCAATGAGCTGTTGCAGGGCTCGACGCGGCAGTTCTGGGAAGCGCGTTACCAGCAGTACGTCGAAGCCGGTGTGCCGGAATTGCTCGCGCGCCTGGTCGCCGGCACCAGCCACCTCTACACCTTGTTGCCGGTACTCGAGGCGGCGGATGAGACCGGGCAGGCACCCGCCGATGTCGCGGCCGCCTATTTCGCCGTGGGCGACGCGCTGGAGCTGCCCTGGTACGGGCAGCAGCTGTCGGCCCTGCCGGTGGAGAACAACTGGCAGGCGCTCGCGCGCGAGGCCTTCCGCGACGATCTCGACAGCCAGCAGCGGGCGATGACGGTCTCGGTGCTGCAGCCGGATGTAGGCGAGGGCGGCCTGCATGAGCGCCTCGACAGCTGGTTGGCCCAGCGGCAGGGGCAAGTCGAACGCTGGCGCGGCATGCTCGGCGAGCTGCGCGGTGGGGCGGCAACCGACTACGCGATGTACGCCGTGGCCAGCCGCGAACTGCAGGACCTGGCGCAGGCTGCACCAATGCGCGAGCGACTGTGA